The Buttiauxella selenatireducens genome has a window encoding:
- the acpH gene encoding ACP phosphodiesterase, with amino-acid sequence MNFLAHLHLASLADSSLLGNLLADFVRGNPNESYSNDVVAGIHMHRRVDVLTDGLPEVSAAKLWFRPETRRVAPITLDVMWDHFVSRHWHTLNPNMSLPEFVAHARANIEPFLIDTPERFINLNQYLWNERWLERYSDMAFIANVLNGMASRRPKLDALRASWQDLDTHYDALEELFWQFYPRMMVLAEQKSL; translated from the coding sequence ATGAATTTTCTCGCCCATTTACATCTCGCAAGCCTTGCTGATAGCTCACTTCTGGGAAATTTGCTCGCCGATTTTGTCCGTGGCAACCCGAATGAAAGTTATTCGAATGATGTGGTGGCGGGTATCCATATGCACCGTCGTGTGGATGTGTTGACTGATGGTTTGCCGGAAGTCAGCGCCGCTAAACTTTGGTTTCGCCCTGAAACTCGCCGCGTTGCACCAATCACGCTCGACGTCATGTGGGACCATTTTGTCTCACGTCACTGGCACACTCTGAACCCAAACATGTCACTGCCTGAGTTTGTTGCACACGCGCGAGCCAATATCGAACCCTTCTTAATTGATACCCCAGAACGCTTCATCAATCTTAATCAATACCTGTGGAATGAGCGCTGGCTTGAACGTTATAGCGATATGGCGTTTATTGCTAATGTTCTCAATGGCATGGCGAGCCGTAGACCAAAACTCGATGCTTTGCGAGCTTCCTGGCAAGATCTTGATACCCATTACGACGCGCTCGAAGAGTTGTTCTGGCAGTTCTACCCACGCATGATGGTGTTGGCAGAACAAAAAAGTTTGTAA
- a CDS encoding helix-turn-helix transcriptional regulator: MNIYILTENNYLFYGIEQSLSEHVNCQCIHLNPAEYDASKHLHLIQRRDVFIIANDFHNMDFSLLMKLNETDASVIIATDNAEWNISSIFRFATIMRRFYLSDLLQNIHLIQPVRSKKIKLPKITISEKRVLLLTFKGIDIDYISSRLNISTKTAYSHQRNAFKKIGIRKIHDIFRLPGNYISYLCQGY; encoded by the coding sequence ATGAATATTTACATTTTAACTGAGAATAATTATTTATTTTACGGGATAGAACAATCACTTTCAGAACATGTCAATTGTCAGTGTATACACTTAAATCCTGCGGAGTATGATGCATCGAAACATTTGCATCTCATTCAGAGAAGAGATGTTTTTATTATTGCGAATGATTTCCATAACATGGATTTCTCATTGTTGATGAAATTAAATGAAACAGACGCTTCAGTCATCATAGCCACCGATAATGCAGAGTGGAATATTAGCTCTATCTTCAGGTTTGCCACCATTATGAGGAGGTTTTATCTAAGTGACTTACTACAGAATATTCATCTGATACAACCAGTGAGAAGTAAAAAAATAAAATTACCCAAAATAACCATATCAGAGAAAAGAGTTCTGCTGTTAACATTTAAAGGGATAGATATTGACTATATTAGTTCAAGGTTAAATATTTCAACAAAGACCGCTTACTCACATCAGCGTAATGCTTTCAAAAAAATAGGCATTAGAAAAATTCATGATATATTTAGGCTTCCTGGTAATTACATTAGTTACTTGTGTCAGGGCTATTGA
- a CDS encoding peroxiredoxin C, whose product MVLVTRPAPDFTAAAVLGSGEIVENFNFKAHTNGKTTVVFFWPMDFTFVCPSELIAFDKRYEEFQKRGVEVVGVSFDSEFVHNAWRKTPVDKGGIGEVKYAMVADIKREIQKAYGIEHPDAGVALRGSFLIDKAGIVRHQVVNDLPLGRNVDEMLRMVDALQFHEEHGEVCPAQWEKGKEGMNASPDGVAKYLSENVSSL is encoded by the coding sequence ATGGTCCTGGTTACTCGTCCAGCCCCTGACTTTACTGCTGCAGCCGTACTCGGCAGTGGCGAAATCGTTGAAAACTTCAACTTCAAAGCACACACCAATGGTAAAACCACCGTTGTGTTCTTCTGGCCAATGGACTTCACTTTCGTCTGCCCGTCTGAACTGATTGCGTTCGACAAGCGTTACGAAGAATTCCAGAAACGTGGCGTAGAAGTCGTTGGTGTATCTTTTGACTCTGAATTCGTTCACAACGCATGGCGTAAAACCCCTGTAGATAAAGGCGGCATCGGTGAAGTGAAATACGCGATGGTTGCTGACATTAAGCGTGAAATTCAAAAAGCTTATGGCATCGAACATCCAGACGCAGGCGTTGCTCTGCGTGGTTCTTTCCTGATCGACAAAGCCGGTATCGTGCGTCACCAGGTTGTTAACGACCTGCCGCTGGGCCGTAACGTCGATGAAATGCTGCGTATGGTTGATGCGCTGCAATTCCACGAAGAGCACGGCGAAGTGTGCCCAGCTCAGTGGGAAAAAGGGAAAGAAGGCATGAACGCGTCTCCAGACGGCGTTGCTAAGTACCTGAGCGAAAACGTTTCTAGCCTGTAA
- a CDS encoding crotonase/enoyl-CoA hydratase family protein encodes MTVIKFQNTLKFTDDNKYTQLAGYYEEERKIVWMMLNAHPRPSFNHQLMEEILELSHLVKKNNFQTEFWVTGSLVKDMYNAGGDLNFFVECIKNGRREILRAYARSCVDCVHAAASGFDTGAVSIALVEGTALGGGFEAALSHHFILAQRDAKLGFPEISFNLFPGMGGYSLVARRAGMRLAEELIAKGESHDATWHKNQGLVDHVFEPGLGLISTRTFIDTMRPKLNGIRAMLRARQRVLTLTRAELMDITEDWVESAFSLLPKDINYMERLVLLQNRHVINSLRRNIVNAE; translated from the coding sequence ATGACAGTTATTAAATTTCAGAACACATTAAAATTCACAGACGATAATAAATACACACAGCTTGCTGGGTATTATGAAGAAGAGAGGAAAATAGTTTGGATGATGCTGAATGCACATCCTCGGCCTTCATTTAATCATCAATTAATGGAGGAAATACTTGAACTCAGTCATCTCGTCAAAAAAAATAATTTCCAAACAGAATTTTGGGTAACCGGTTCGTTGGTTAAGGATATGTATAATGCCGGAGGAGATCTTAATTTCTTTGTCGAATGCATTAAAAATGGACGCAGGGAAATACTTCGGGCCTACGCCAGGTCCTGTGTAGACTGCGTTCACGCTGCGGCTAGTGGTTTTGATACTGGCGCGGTGAGTATAGCTCTGGTCGAAGGAACCGCTCTTGGAGGGGGTTTTGAGGCGGCCTTATCCCATCATTTCATCCTCGCACAACGTGATGCCAAATTAGGGTTCCCTGAAATTTCATTTAATTTATTTCCGGGTATGGGAGGATATTCTTTGGTCGCACGACGAGCAGGAATGAGACTTGCAGAGGAATTGATTGCTAAGGGAGAATCTCATGATGCTACATGGCATAAGAATCAGGGGTTAGTTGACCATGTATTCGAACCAGGGCTCGGATTAATTTCAACTCGCACATTTATTGATACCATGAGGCCAAAACTAAATGGTATCAGGGCCATGCTACGTGCACGTCAGCGGGTGTTAACATTAACTCGGGCCGAATTAATGGATATTACAGAAGATTGGGTGGAAAGCGCATTTAGTTTGTTGCCTAAAGATATCAACTACATGGAACGTCTGGTATTGCTTCAGAACAGGCACGTAATAAACTCACTGCGTAGAAATATCGTAAACGCAGAGTAA
- a CDS encoding YadA-like family protein — protein MNKIYRLVWNSAQRAWVVAGEFAAAKGKGKTSPRRLASTAAGMVGAVALSMVSMEDARAYVAGGGINTSDTESVAIGMGATTGNVGKITNTWGTPPRGNSAAVTTTGTDNVSNIALGENASSDTAGIALGNYAIASTGGGISSSAMAIGNYAKSTGTASTAIGLASLSTGQDAIALGTVSGAYSRAAVAVGPGSSATGVGSTALGSAAIANGTASLALGDSAQANVAGGVALGYQSNATRAAGSAGYLPAGISAASLAAINATTASRAAVDIGSRQITSVAAGTADSDGVNVAQLKGVAELADAGWNVADSSGTKANIGPNGKVTFTGDSNVTVAAGGADDAGTLNVALNKNLDLTNAGSVTIGNSLLNNSGLTLTGGPKVLVSGIDAGTKQITNVAAGVADTDAVNVSQLRGVSASHYYSVNDGGVSGANYLNDGATGSKALAAGISASATGADSVALGSYSVANTAEGIAGYMPVGTSAAQLAAISATTSTLGAVSVGDAASGKFRQINGVAAGTVDSDAVNVAQLKGVAELADAGWNVADSSGTKANIGPNGKVTFTGDSNVTVAAGGADDAGTLNVALNKNLDLTSAGSLTIGNSLLNDNGLTLANGPKVLVSGIDAGTKQITNVAAGVADTDAVNVSQLRGVSASHYYSVNDGGVSGANYLNDGATGSKALAAGISASATGADSVALGSYSVANTAEGIAGYMPVGTSAAQLAAISATTSTLGAVSVGDAASGKFRQINGVAAGTVDSDAVNVAQLKGVAELADAGWNVADSSGTKANIGPNGKVTFTGDSNVTVAAGGADDAGTLNVALNKNLDLTNAGSVTIGNSLLNNSGLTLTGGPKVLVSGIDAGSKKITNVLAGEDDSDAVNVSQLKSSTKYFKARSEEADAQAIGVDSIAVGPQAIARADNSVAMGNGAIANYSGDIALGAGSVTGPTTGSGGGYAIDDVFIPFAGANPTSQVSVGSKGNERLITNVAAGSLSFTSTDAVNGSQLYAITKGIEDQGDILNERTVKYDWNDLNGDGQIDLGEVNYSKATLSGTVSNDGGITGGTKITNLAQGEVSNTSTDAINGSQLFKIAGDTTNNYTTINGAGIRYVRTNEAGLDELDAFATGKGSTAVGYNAQSKGVNSLALGNNAVATANNSVALGAGSQANGSTLANAAYLTGTTATGEVNVGGRRITGVSDGAMDDDAVTVAQLKKVSTTAVDVSERALKYDWNDINGNGQLDPGEVDYSKATLSGAVSSDGGITGGTKITNLAQGAVNASSTDAINGSQLFKIAGDTTNNYTTINGAGIRYVRTNEGVLGEADAYAQGQGSTAVGYKATSTGAGSIAVGQNSLASATNAIAIGKDAVASDANSVALGNGSKTSATVATTSMTIDGKTYAVAGKAPVGTVSVGDVGQERTITNVAAGRVTASSTDAVNGSQLYATNTAIENINTTIETIDEGAVKYDRNSDGTVNHNHITLAGGPTTISNLADGVEDSDAVNYSQLKNVENNVTNIANGTDGMFQVNNTSNNPKPKPTGKDSTAGGAGAVASGDNSTAIGANSRAKHNNSVALGNNSVTDRDNSVSMGYAGGERQVTNVAAGTQGTDAVNVNQLKSGISSANQYTDNKFNSLKNMVDDQDDKLSAGIAGAMAMAGLPQAYQPGASMVAMAGSTYQDQSAVALGVSVISDNGKWVTKLSGSTNTQGDLGGAVGVGYQW, from the coding sequence ATGAACAAGATTTATCGTCTGGTATGGAATTCGGCGCAACGCGCCTGGGTTGTTGCAGGTGAATTTGCTGCGGCAAAAGGGAAAGGTAAAACCAGTCCGCGTCGTCTTGCATCAACGGCAGCAGGTATGGTTGGTGCAGTGGCATTGTCTATGGTGTCTATGGAAGATGCCCGGGCTTATGTGGCGGGTGGTGGAATTAACACATCTGATACTGAATCTGTGGCAATTGGTATGGGAGCGACCACGGGTAATGTAGGGAAAATTACTAACACCTGGGGTACACCGCCGCGTGGGAATAGTGCAGCAGTTACTACAACAGGAACTGATAATGTGTCTAACATTGCTCTTGGTGAAAATGCTTCGAGTGATACGGCAGGTATCGCACTAGGTAATTACGCTATTGCTTCGACTGGTGGTGGTATTTCAAGTAGTGCGATGGCTATCGGTAACTATGCCAAGTCCACTGGTACTGCTTCCACAGCCATTGGACTAGCATCTTTGTCTACTGGACAAGATGCAATCGCTCTCGGTACCGTTTCAGGTGCTTATTCTCGAGCTGCTGTTGCAGTGGGTCCCGGCTCATCCGCAACAGGAGTAGGAAGCACCGCACTTGGTTCTGCAGCAATAGCTAATGGCACCGCGTCCCTTGCCCTCGGTGACTCTGCACAAGCAAATGTTGCCGGTGGTGTTGCACTTGGTTATCAGTCAAATGCCACGCGTGCGGCGGGTTCTGCTGGCTACCTGCCCGCTGGCATCTCTGCTGCATCTTTGGCGGCTATTAATGCTACGACAGCTTCTCGTGCAGCTGTCGATATTGGCAGCCGCCAGATCACCAGCGTAGCTGCAGGTACAGCAGACAGTGATGGGGTCAACGTTGCACAACTGAAAGGCGTTGCAGAATTGGCTGATGCTGGCTGGAACGTGGCTGACAGTTCTGGTACCAAAGCCAACATCGGTCCAAACGGCAAAGTGACCTTCACCGGCGACAGCAATGTGACCGTTGCCGCGGGTGGTGCAGATGATGCGGGTACGCTGAATGTGGCACTCAACAAAAACCTGGACCTGACTAACGCAGGTAGCGTGACGATTGGTAACAGCCTGCTGAACAATAGCGGTCTGACCCTCACCGGTGGCCCGAAAGTTCTGGTATCCGGTATCGATGCTGGCACTAAACAAATCACCAATGTGGCAGCGGGTGTTGCTGACACAGATGCGGTGAACGTTTCCCAGCTTAGAGGGGTCTCTGCCTCTCATTACTACAGCGTGAATGACGGTGGCGTAAGTGGGGCTAACTACCTTAATGATGGCGCTACGGGAAGTAAGGCACTGGCTGCAGGTATTAGTGCTTCTGCAACAGGTGCGGATTCCGTCGCGCTTGGTAGCTATTCCGTGGCCAACACAGCAGAGGGTATCGCGGGCTATATGCCTGTTGGCACCAGTGCTGCGCAACTGGCTGCTATTTCGGCAACCACCAGTACGCTGGGTGCAGTAAGCGTCGGCGATGCCGCTAGCGGTAAATTCCGCCAAATCAATGGCGTGGCTGCAGGCACAGTGGATAGCGATGCAGTGAACGTTGCACAACTGAAAGGTGTGGCAGAACTGGCCGATGCTGGCTGGAACGTGGCTGACAGTTCTGGTACCAAAGCCAACATTGGCCCGAACGGCAAAGTGACCTTTACGGGTGACAGCAATGTGACCGTTGCTGCCGGTGGTGCAGATGATGCGGGTACGCTGAATGTGGCACTCAACAAAAATCTGGACCTGACTAGCGCAGGTAGCCTGACGATTGGTAACAGCCTGCTGAACGATAACGGTCTGACCCTCGCCAATGGCCCGAAAGTTCTGGTATCCGGTATCGATGCTGGCACTAAACAAATCACCAATGTGGCAGCGGGTGTTGCTGACACAGATGCGGTGAACGTTTCCCAGCTTAGAGGGGTCTCTGCCTCTCATTACTACAGCGTGAATGACGGTGGCGTAAGTGGGGCTAACTACCTTAATGATGGCGCTACGGGAAGTAAGGCACTGGCTGCAGGTATTAGTGCTTCTGCAACAGGTGCGGATTCCGTCGCGCTTGGTAGCTATTCCGTGGCCAACACAGCAGAGGGTATCGCGGGCTATATGCCTGTTGGCACCAGTGCTGCGCAACTGGCTGCTATTTCGGCAACCACCAGTACGCTGGGTGCAGTAAGCGTCGGTGATGCCGCTAGCGGTAAATTCCGCCAAATCAATGGCGTGGCTGCAGGCACAGTGGATAGCGATGCAGTGAACGTTGCACAACTGAAAGGTGTGGCAGAACTGGCCGATGCTGGCTGGAACGTGGCTGACAGTTCTGGTACCAAAGCCAACATCGGTCCAAACGGCAAAGTGACCTTTACGGGCGACAGTAATGTGACCGTTGCCGCCGGTGGTGCAGATGATGCGGGCACGCTGAATGTGGCACTCAACAAAAACCTGGACCTGACTAACGCAGGTAGCGTGACGATTGGTAACAGCCTGCTGAACAATAGCGGTCTGACCCTCACCGGTGGCCCGAAAGTTCTGGTGTCCGGCATTGATGCCGGCAGCAAAAAAATCACCAATGTGTTAGCTGGTGAAGACGACAGCGATGCGGTGAACGTTTCGCAACTGAAAAGTAGCACTAAGTACTTCAAAGCCAGGTCAGAGGAGGCGGATGCTCAGGCCATTGGCGTAGACAGCATTGCCGTTGGGCCTCAGGCGATTGCTCGTGCAGACAACTCTGTTGCTATGGGTAATGGTGCTATCGCTAACTACTCTGGTGATATTGCGCTGGGTGCAGGTTCTGTAACTGGTCCCACTACAGGTTCCGGTGGTGGCTACGCAATTGATGATGTGTTTATTCCATTTGCAGGTGCCAATCCGACCAGCCAGGTCAGCGTGGGCAGCAAAGGTAATGAGCGCCTTATTACTAATGTGGCTGCAGGTAGCCTGAGTTTCACCAGTACTGATGCTGTCAACGGTTCCCAACTATATGCCATCACAAAAGGGATTGAGGACCAAGGGGATATACTGAATGAACGTACAGTAAAATATGACTGGAACGACCTCAATGGTGACGGCCAGATTGACCTGGGTGAAGTCAATTACAGTAAAGCAACTCTGTCAGGCACTGTTTCCAACGATGGCGGTATAACCGGCGGGACGAAAATCACCAATCTGGCTCAGGGTGAAGTTTCTAATACCAGTACTGATGCCATCAACGGCAGCCAGTTGTTTAAAATTGCGGGTGATACGACTAACAATTACACCACCATTAATGGTGCAGGTATTCGTTATGTTCGTACCAACGAAGCGGGCCTTGATGAATTAGATGCTTTTGCAACTGGCAAGGGCAGCACCGCGGTGGGTTACAACGCTCAGTCTAAAGGCGTAAACAGCCTGGCTTTGGGTAACAATGCCGTAGCAACAGCGAATAACAGCGTGGCGCTGGGTGCAGGTTCTCAAGCTAACGGTTCTACACTGGCGAATGCTGCCTACCTGACAGGCACGACAGCAACAGGGGAAGTGAACGTCGGTGGCCGTCGTATTACCGGTGTATCTGATGGTGCTATGGATGACGATGCTGTGACAGTAGCCCAGTTGAAGAAGGTATCCACTACTGCAGTTGACGTCAGCGAACGTGCTCTGAAGTATGACTGGAACGACATCAACGGTAACGGTCAGCTTGACCCGGGTGAAGTGGATTACAGCAAAGCCACTCTGTCAGGTGCTGTTTCCAGCGATGGCGGTATAACCGGCGGAACGAAAATCACCAACCTGGCTCAGGGAGCGGTGAATGCGAGCAGTACGGATGCTATCAACGGAAGCCAGTTGTTTAAAATTGCGGGTGATACGACTAACAATTACACCACCATTAATGGTGCAGGTATTCGTTATGTTCGTACCAACGAAGGTGTGCTTGGTGAGGCTGATGCTTATGCTCAGGGTCAGGGAAGTACGGCCGTGGGTTATAAGGCAACTTCTACAGGTGCAGGCAGTATTGCGGTAGGTCAGAATTCTCTGGCAAGCGCAACAAATGCAATCGCGATTGGTAAAGATGCCGTTGCATCTGACGCTAACAGCGTTGCTTTGGGTAATGGATCTAAAACATCCGCTACTGTGGCAACCACCAGTATGACGATCGATGGCAAAACTTATGCTGTAGCGGGTAAAGCACCTGTAGGTACCGTGAGTGTGGGTGATGTCGGTCAGGAGCGCACCATCACTAATGTGGCTGCAGGCAGAGTGACGGCAAGCAGCACCGATGCAGTCAACGGTTCCCAACTGTATGCAACTAATACGGCTATTGAAAATATCAATACTACAATCGAAACCATTGATGAAGGGGCGGTGAAATATGACCGCAATTCGGATGGTACGGTTAATCATAATCACATTACGCTGGCTGGAGGCCCAACCACCATTTCCAATCTGGCTGATGGGGTTGAAGATTCTGATGCGGTTAACTACTCGCAGCTGAAAAACGTTGAAAACAATGTAACCAATATTGCCAACGGTACGGACGGTATGTTCCAGGTGAACAACACCAGCAATAATCCGAAACCAAAACCAACCGGTAAGGATTCAACTGCGGGTGGTGCGGGCGCCGTTGCTAGTGGTGATAACAGCACCGCTATCGGGGCTAACTCTCGTGCAAAACATAATAATTCTGTTGCACTGGGTAATAACTCTGTAACCGACCGCGATAACAGCGTCTCTATGGGTTATGCCGGTGGGGAACGTCAGGTGACTAACGTCGCGGCCGGTACTCAAGGTACTGATGCTGTGAACGTGAATCAGCTGAAGAGTGGTATCAGCAGCGCGAACCAGTACACCGACAACAAGTTTAACTCTCTGAAAAATATGGTTGACGATCAGGATGACAAACTGAGCGCGGGTATTGCAGGGGCGATGGCGATGGCCGGTCTGCCGCAGGCTTACCAGCCAGGTGCAAGCATGGTCGCAATGGCGGGTTCCACCTACCAGGATCAGTCTGCCGTCGCATTGGGCGTATCTGTCATTTCCGATAACGGGAAATGGGTAACGAAACTTTCTGGCTCCACGAACACACAGGGTGACCTGGGTGGAGCAGTCGGTGTTGGCTACCAGTGGTAA
- a CDS encoding winged helix-turn-helix domain-containing protein → MGLKLYGYLIGKDIHFDIENKRLYRVSLTGNEKNVAFCATNINDTMMHLFLYLLINARTKMVTKDELLKKIWEDNNLTSSTQRLWQVLNGLSAKLNLLGLPADFIKNTKGQGYIITYDEVMPLYYKASEYHYSFGLHTREFK, encoded by the coding sequence ATGGGACTTAAGCTATACGGCTACCTTATTGGTAAAGATATTCATTTCGATATCGAAAACAAGAGACTTTACCGAGTTTCTTTAACAGGTAATGAAAAGAACGTCGCTTTTTGTGCCACCAACATTAATGACACAATGATGCATCTTTTTCTTTATCTTCTGATTAACGCACGAACAAAGATGGTGACTAAAGACGAATTGCTAAAAAAAATATGGGAGGATAACAATCTAACGTCTTCCACCCAACGTTTATGGCAAGTGTTAAATGGCCTGAGTGCAAAACTTAATTTACTGGGGTTGCCTGCTGATTTTATAAAAAACACAAAAGGCCAGGGCTACATAATAACTTATGACGAAGTCATGCCTCTTTACTACAAAGCCAGTGAGTATCATTACAGTTTCGGGCTCCACACCAGGGAGTTTAAATAG
- the queA gene encoding tRNA preQ1(34) S-adenosylmethionine ribosyltransferase-isomerase QueA, producing MRVADFSFELPESLIAHYPQAQRSGCRLLSLEGPTGNLTHGTFTDLLDKLNPGDLLVFNNTRVIPARLFGRKASGGKIEVLVERMLDDKRILAHIRASKAPKPGAELLLGDDESVHATMVARHDALFEVQFEDERNVLDILNSIGHMPLPPYIDRPDEESDRELYQTVYSQKPGAVAAPTAGLHFDEPLLEALRKKGIEQAFVTLHVGAGTFQPVRVDSIEDHIMHSEYAEVPQDVVDAVLACKARGNRVIAVGTTSVRSLESAAQAAQNDLIEPFFGDTQIFIYPGYQYKVIDALVTNFHLPESTLIMLVSAFAGYKNTMNAYKEAVNSEYRFFSYGDAMYITYNPQAINERPGA from the coding sequence ATGCGTGTTGCTGATTTTTCCTTTGAATTACCTGAATCCTTGATTGCCCACTATCCACAAGCACAGCGCAGTGGGTGCCGTTTGCTGTCACTGGAAGGGCCGACGGGTAATTTAACGCATGGCACTTTCACCGATCTGCTCGATAAGCTCAACCCTGGAGATTTGCTGGTCTTTAACAATACCCGCGTCATCCCGGCTCGCCTGTTTGGCCGTAAAGCCAGCGGCGGTAAGATTGAAGTCCTGGTTGAGCGTATGCTCGATGACAAACGCATTCTCGCGCATATTCGCGCCTCTAAAGCACCGAAACCGGGTGCAGAATTGCTGTTGGGCGATGATGAAAGCGTACATGCCACGATGGTTGCGCGCCACGATGCGTTGTTTGAAGTGCAGTTTGAAGACGAGCGTAACGTACTCGATATTCTCAACAGCATCGGCCATATGCCGCTGCCGCCGTACATCGACCGGCCTGACGAAGAATCAGACCGCGAGCTGTATCAAACCGTTTATAGCCAGAAGCCCGGCGCTGTTGCCGCCCCAACTGCGGGTCTGCACTTTGATGAACCGTTGCTTGAAGCGCTGCGCAAGAAAGGGATTGAACAGGCGTTTGTCACGCTGCACGTGGGGGCGGGGACATTCCAGCCAGTGCGCGTAGACAGCATTGAAGACCACATCATGCACTCCGAGTATGCGGAAGTTCCGCAGGACGTGGTTGACGCGGTGCTGGCCTGCAAAGCGCGTGGAAATCGCGTTATCGCTGTAGGTACCACATCCGTTCGTTCGCTGGAAAGTGCGGCTCAGGCTGCACAAAATGACCTGATTGAACCGTTCTTTGGTGATACGCAAATCTTTATCTATCCAGGTTATCAATACAAAGTGATAGATGCGCTGGTGACCAACTTCCACCTGCCGGAATCGACTCTGATCATGCTGGTTTCTGCGTTCGCTGGTTATAAAAACACCATGAATGCTTATAAAGAAGCTGTTAACTCCGAATATCGATTTTTTAGTTACGGGGATGCCATGTACATCACGTACAATCCGCAGGCGATAAATGAGCGCCCAGGCGCCTAA
- a CDS encoding OmpA family protein: MIIKLKPARLVMVVGGLLLLSACTRSVSNVDSQGKTDSPVFPEASHAVRDEGSFVNLDNLKQMRPGMTKAEVYELIGTPHFDEGVFRVKEWDYIFHFTQPDNSVLTCQYKVLFDSDMKAQSFFFAPDDCLSKLKAPAKAKSMHKELNAEGLFAFNSSVISASGVSQVNYLAADLKAEDLNGKHVVVSGYTDRIGNSVKNMQLSLARAESVKQMLTEHGIPASIIETRGLGDSAPRVVCPGAKSPAVIECLAPNRRMTVDVVDIK; encoded by the coding sequence ATGATTATTAAATTAAAACCTGCTCGCCTTGTTATGGTTGTAGGCGGCCTGTTATTACTATCAGCTTGTACTCGTTCAGTCAGTAATGTTGATTCACAGGGTAAAACGGACAGCCCAGTATTCCCAGAAGCGTCTCACGCAGTACGCGATGAAGGCAGTTTCGTTAATCTGGACAACTTAAAACAAATGCGTCCAGGCATGACTAAAGCTGAAGTGTATGAATTAATTGGCACACCACATTTTGATGAAGGTGTATTCCGTGTAAAAGAGTGGGATTATATCTTCCACTTCACACAGCCTGATAATTCCGTGCTGACATGCCAGTATAAAGTACTCTTTGATTCAGATATGAAAGCGCAGAGCTTCTTCTTTGCACCGGATGATTGCTTATCCAAATTAAAGGCTCCGGCTAAAGCAAAATCAATGCATAAGGAATTGAATGCAGAAGGTCTGTTTGCGTTTAACAGTTCTGTTATCAGCGCTTCAGGTGTTTCTCAGGTGAATTACCTGGCGGCAGATCTCAAGGCTGAAGATTTAAACGGTAAGCATGTTGTAGTTTCCGGTTATACCGACCGTATCGGTAATTCCGTGAAAAATATGCAGCTGTCTTTAGCCCGTGCTGAGTCTGTAAAACAAATGCTGACTGAACATGGTATTCCAGCGTCCATTATTGAAACACGTGGTCTGGGTGATTCTGCTCCTCGCGTTGTTTGTCCGGGTGCAAAATCTCCGGCTGTCATTGAATGCCTTGCACCAAATCGCCGCATGACTGTTGATGTTGTAGATATTAAATAA